In Acipenser ruthenus chromosome 16, fAciRut3.2 maternal haplotype, whole genome shotgun sequence, the following proteins share a genomic window:
- the LOC117412209 gene encoding transforming growth factor beta activator LRRC32-like — translation MLQGYRTHSHVALPQNTPDRMTPSILTWLMLLHCSCISSTFGSSSEQYANQSICHKRRFQELSCSSLNLSSVPNYLESGLKKLDLSNNFIRTLNEESTATLRSLQELDLSFNRLDLLTRSAGRNLVQLQSLNLTGNNLDRNRKRNSAALQSLKSLKVLELSQNNLNSDTAALYLKNMSSLEHLGLARNKLTKLSSELFHQSPNLESISLEDNIIVEIDEGTFEGLKRLRVLNLAFNSLRCISDFQLKQLLTLNLSRNSIEFFVTSENEDVYLLETLDLSYNRLLYFPLLPKRSALQYLYLQNNEMGSLTLGSAFSEVRTLYQEITRLDTPNSKTVFKLYSNTTFTNLVHLDLSNNLFTSFPFHFLHDLIALQHLNLSDNCLQNFTLEESAAETQVTPERPSPLFQKHILLPSMRTLDLHSNLIHYLPPWFFELLPQIERVNLGKNSLQPCAISHAFASNGPALQNVSHNGDCVDFSGLGTLKHLDLHENNIAVLFPHVFHGTPLVSLDLAGNTHLRIAAKALDSLASTLQELSVSGNLMINSDLPLPCLKELRRLDLSNNLLGALPPQIRCSPLVEIDVRNNSLTGLDVPAVTCWSRSLQTIQLSRNSFSCCTLDWLRIMQESKVDIDDLEDAVCFYQQNYTLAVALTRDHSQECPHGAAAETTFLLGLLIVAVLLITAAVVIGKLKYQKPGTSVELKSNKVASFEYTQDIDCGPKVAKLNLFETET, via the exons ATGCTCCAGGGCTACAGAACCCACAGTCATGTTGCTCTTCCACAGAACACTCCAGATAGAATGACTCCCTCGATCCTGACCTGGCTTATGCTACTGCACTGCTCTTGCATTTCATCCACATTCGGCTCCAGCAGTGAACAGTATGCAAACCAGAGCATCTGTCACAAG CGCAGATTTCAGGAGCTGTCTTGCTCCTCTCTCAATCTTTCATCTGTTCCAAATTACCTGGAATCCGGACTTAAAAAACTTGATCTGTCCAACAACTTTATCCGAACTCTCAACGAGGAATCCACAGCAACACTAAGATCACTGCAGGAGCTGGATTTAAGTTTCAACCGGTTAGATCTATTAACCCGGAGCGCTGGGAGAAACTTGGTACAGCTTCAAAGTCTTAATCTTACAGGAAACAACCTGGATAGGAACAGGAAAAGAAACAGTGCAGCCTTGCAATCGCTGAAGAGCCTGAAAGTGCTGGAGCTGTCCCAGAACAATCTGAACAGCGATACCGCCGCTCTGTATCTGAAGAACATGTCCTCGCTGGAGCACCTTGGCTTAGCCAGAAACAAACTGACAAAACTTTCTTCAGAATTATTCCACCAATCCCCCAACTTGGAGAGCATCAGCCTTGAAGACAACATCATTGTGGAAATCGACGAGGGAACCTTTGAGGGTCTGAAGAGACTCCGGGTGTTAAACCTGGCCTTCAACTCACTGCGCTGCATCTCCGATTTTCAACTGAAACAACTGCTTACCCTGAACCTCAGCAGAAACTCCATTGAGTTCTTTGTGACGAGTGAAAATGAAGACGTGTATCTACTTGAAACTTTGGACCTTAGTTATAACAGGCTGCTTTACTTTCCCCTGCTCCCCAAAAGGAGTGCTTTACAATATCTGTATTTACAGAACAACGAAATGGGTTCACTTACACTTGGATCCGCATTTTCAGAAGTAAGAACTCTGTACCAAGAAATCACAAGATTAGATACTCCCAACAGCAAAACAGTCTTCAAGCTTTATTCAAACACGACATTTACAAACTTGGTTCACCTGGATTTAAGCAACAATCTATTCACGTCCTTCCCGTTTCACTTTTTACACGACCTGATTGCTCTTCAGCACCTTAACCTCAGCGACAACTGCCTTCAGAACTTCACTTTGGAAGAAAGTGCTGCAGAAACCCAAGTGACACCTGAGCGACCATCTCCACTATTTCAGAAGCACATTCTTCTCCCATCCATGAGGACACTGGATCTGCACAGCAATCTAATCCACTATCTGCCCCCTTGGTTCTTTGAGCTCCTACCCCAGATAGAACGAGTAAATCTAGGGAAAAACAGCTTGCAACCCTGTGCAATCTCCCATGCTTTTGCAAGCAATGGTCCTGCATTGCAAAACGTGAGCCATAATGGTGACTGTGTGGACTTTTCTGGTTTAGGAACTCTGAAGCACCTGGATCTGCATGAAAATAACATTGCAGTGCTGTTCCCTCACGTGTTTCACGGAACTCCTTTGGTTTCTCTTGACCTCGCTGGTAATACACACCTTAGGATAGCTGCTAAGGCTCTTGACAGCCTGGCATCCACACTGCAGGAGCTGTCCGTCAGTGGCAACCTGATGATAAACTCCGATTTACCTCTGCCTTGTCTGAAAGAGTTAAGAAGGCTGGACTTGTCCAACAACCTCCTAGGCGCTCTACCTCCGCAAATCAGATGCTCCCCACTGGTGGAGATCGATGTTCGGAACAACTCCTTGACCGGGCTAGATGTGCCGGCGGTCACCTGCTGGTCTAGAAGTCTTCAGACCATCCAGCTAAGCAGAAACTCTTTCAGTTGTTGCACTCTAGATTGGCTGAGGATCATGCAGGAATCTAAGGTGGACATCGACGATCTGGAGGACGCTGTGTGTTTCTATCAGCAGAATTACACGCTTGCAGTAGCTTTAACAAGGGACCATTCACAAGAGTGTCCGCATGGGGCGGCAGCAGAAACGACATTCCTACTAGGCTTACTAATCGTAGCCGTTCTGCTTATAACAGCTGCTGTGGTTATTGGTAAATTAAAGTACCAGAAACCAGGGACTTCTGTCGAACTTAAGAGTAACAAAGTGGCGTCTTTTGAATATACTCAAGACATCGACTGTGGTCCTAAGGTGGCTAAACTCAATTTATTTGAAACTGAGACTTAA
- the LOC117412211 gene encoding tumor necrosis factor ligand superfamily member 13B-like isoform X2 gives MFGSHLEKKSISKRLVLSQSSLSMIVLMALSCSVFLLHQVSTLREELQKLNKEIHMYLNHEPATEQNPTVHAREPKLVPSSSSSFEKIQQYQTLNSLIRTRREAKGSTKHQSFMQLEAVKDAEPIQKGDITIIPWAVTVERGESLATADNKMIVQEDGYYMVYGQVLFLNPGIQDIMGYLIQRRRSNVVGTEQRYTNLLLCVQEMPKERSTNSCYTAGVVKLDQGDELELVIPDRPNAKISMDADSTFFGVIQLL, from the exons ATGTTCGGCTCCCATTTGGAAAAGAAGTCCATTTCCAAGAGGCTGGTCCTCTCCCAGTCTAGTTTGTCAATGATCGTTCTCATGGCTTTGTCTTGCAGTGTTTTCTTACTGCACCAGGTTAGCACGTTAAGAGAAGAGCTGCAGAAACTCAACAAGGAAATTCATATGTACCTAAACCACGAGCCTGCAACAGAGCAGAACCCAACAGTGCATGCAAGGGAACCG aaaTTGGTGCCAAGCAGCTCAAGCAGTTTTGAAAAGATACAGCAATATCAGACACTGAACTCCCTGATAAGAACGAGGAGAGAAGCGAAAGGTTCCACAA AACATCAGTCGTTCATGCAGCTGGAAGCTGTAAAAGATGCAGAGCCAATTCAGAAAG GTGATATAACCATCATTCCCTGGGCAGTCACGGTTGAAAGGGGGGAAAGCCTGGCTACAGCTGATAATAAAATGATTGTACAAGAAGATGGTTATTACATGGTGTATGGCCAG GTTTTGTTCCTGAATCCCGGGATTCAGGATATAATGGGTTATCTTATCCAGAGGAGGAGATCCAACGTAGTCGGGACAGAGCAGAGATACACAAACCTGCTTCTCTGTGTGCAGGAAATGCCAAAGGAAAGAAGCACCAACTCCTGCTACACTGCAG GTGTAGTGAAACTGGACCAAGGGGACGAGCTGGAGTTGGTAATCCCCGACCGACCGAACGCTAAAATCTCCATGGATGCCGACTCCACATTTTTTGGCGTTATACAACTCCTGTAA
- the LOC117412211 gene encoding tumor necrosis factor ligand superfamily member 13B-like isoform X1, whose translation MFGSHLEKKSISKRLVLSQSSLSMIVLMALSCSVFLLHQVSTLREELQKLNKEIHMYLNHEPATEQNPTVHAREPKLVPSSSSSFEKIQQYQTLNSLIRTRREAKGSTKHQSFMQLEAVKDAEPIQKGDITIIPWAVTVERGESLATADNKMIVQEDGYYMVYGQVLFLNPGIQDIMGYLIQRRRSNVVGTEQRYTNLLLCVQEMPKERSTNSCYTAGMTGPGLMLLFKQHCKPWSSPIRDRRGSPVYICSYFSHSFLSFHQV comes from the exons ATGTTCGGCTCCCATTTGGAAAAGAAGTCCATTTCCAAGAGGCTGGTCCTCTCCCAGTCTAGTTTGTCAATGATCGTTCTCATGGCTTTGTCTTGCAGTGTTTTCTTACTGCACCAGGTTAGCACGTTAAGAGAAGAGCTGCAGAAACTCAACAAGGAAATTCATATGTACCTAAACCACGAGCCTGCAACAGAGCAGAACCCAACAGTGCATGCAAGGGAACCG aaaTTGGTGCCAAGCAGCTCAAGCAGTTTTGAAAAGATACAGCAATATCAGACACTGAACTCCCTGATAAGAACGAGGAGAGAAGCGAAAGGTTCCACAA AACATCAGTCGTTCATGCAGCTGGAAGCTGTAAAAGATGCAGAGCCAATTCAGAAAG GTGATATAACCATCATTCCCTGGGCAGTCACGGTTGAAAGGGGGGAAAGCCTGGCTACAGCTGATAATAAAATGATTGTACAAGAAGATGGTTATTACATGGTGTATGGCCAG GTTTTGTTCCTGAATCCCGGGATTCAGGATATAATGGGTTATCTTATCCAGAGGAGGAGATCCAACGTAGTCGGGACAGAGCAGAGATACACAAACCTGCTTCTCTGTGTGCAGGAAATGCCAAAGGAAAGAAGCACCAACTCCTGCTACACTGCAGGTATGACTGGACCCGGGCTCATGCTCCTATTCAAGCAGCACTGCAAACCCTGGAGCAGTCCCATCAGAGACCGTCGGGGCAGCCCTGTATATATATGCAGTTATTTCTCTCAttcttttctctcttttcatCAGGTGTAG